A region from the Chionomys nivalis chromosome 22, mChiNiv1.1, whole genome shotgun sequence genome encodes:
- the LOC130864932 gene encoding high mobility group protein B1-like encodes MGKGDPKKPRGKMSLYAFFVQTCREEHKKKHPDASVNFSEFSKKCSERWKTMSAKEKGKFEDMAKADKARYEREMKTYIPPKGETKKKFKDPNAPKRPPSAFFLFCSEYRPKIKGEHPGLSIGDVAKKLGEMWNNTAADDKQPYEKKAAKLKEKYEKDIAAYRAKGKPDAAKKGVVKAEKSKKKKEEEDDEEDEEDEEEEEEEEDEDEEEDDDDE; translated from the coding sequence ATGGGCAAAGGAGATCCTAAGAAGCCGAGAGGCAAAATGTCCTTGTATGCATTCTTTGTGCAAACTTGCCGGGAGGAACACAAGAAGAAGCACCCGGATGCTTCTGTCAACTTTTCAGAGTTCTCCAAGAAGTGCTCAGAAAGGTGGAAGACCATGTCTgctaaagaaaaggggaaatttgaAGACATGGCCAAGGCTGACAAGGCTCgttatgaaagagaaatgaaaacctaCATCCCCCCCAAAGGGGAGACCAAAAAGAAGTTCAAGGACCCCAATGCACCCAAGAGGCCTCCTTCGGCCTTCTTCTTGTTCTGTTCTGAGTATCGCCCCAAAATCAAAGGAGAACACCCTGGCTTATCCATTGGTGATGTTGCAAAGAAACTGGGAGAGATGTGGAACAACACTGCTGCAGATGACAAGCAGCCCTACGAAAAGAAGGCTGCCAAGCTGAAGGAGAAGTACGAAAAGGATATTGCTGCCTACAGAGCTAAAGGAAAACCCGATGCAGCGAAAAAGGGGGTGGTCAAGGcggaaaagagcaagaaaaagaaggaagaggaagatgatgaggaagacgaagaggatgaagaggaggaggaagaagaggaagacgaagatgaggaagaagatgatgatgatgaataa